The DNA region GCAGTCAATACATCACTGCACCAGGCTACTGACCAGGCCCCGTCTCAAGTCTTCTCCTCAAGTCTTCTCGCACCTTCCCtatgtatctttttctttaaaggatttttaattttttttgttttagatttcatttattgattttagagagaagagagggagagagaggaaggactggagggagggggacaggaagcatcaccttgcttcccatatgtgccttgaccaggcaagcctcgggtcttgaaccagcaacctcagcattccaggtcaacactctaccccactgtgccatcacaggtcaggctgcctatGCGTCTTATCCACGCATTCCATATTAATCTCTTGACATGCCCAACTCCTCATGTCACTTTCCGGACAAAGAGCTCTTCCTGGAGCTGCATCTCAGTTTGCACTGAGCATTCAGGGCCCTTCTCCAAAAGCCCACTCCTAGCCGACCCCTCACTACTTCCCTGGCACGGAGTACACCTTCATCCAAGCTCTTCCCCTCCCCGTCCTCTGGCCTCTCTCATTTGGGTCGCCACGTCTTTGCTCACACTATGTCTTCCACCTGgagctcccctcctccccctcctctccacaCATCCAAAGTACAGCTCTCCTTTGCTATAAGCCTGACCTCCTTCATGACACCTCCACTGATGCCTCAGGCCATGTGGGAGCGCCACCCACCTTTCCTGGGTTCTCGTGTGACGTCACGGCACACACTGGCACGCCTGATTATGTTTCTCCTCAGCGTTCTCTCAGTGTTATTCTGTGGAAGTCTCATCTCCCCAACTAGAgtaacaattctttttatttttatttttttttatttttaactttattcagtttttttagagagacacacacagagagagagagatagatagagagagagagagagaggagcagaaagcatcaactctcatatgtgccttggccaggcaagcccagggttttgaaccggcgacctcagcattcccaggtcgacactttatccactgcgccaccacaggtcaggctagagtaaCAATTCTTTGTGATAAGggacttcatagtatttttaaaaaatatctttcctcAACTCAACCAGTCCTGCCACAGAGCTGGCCACATAGTGAGCAGTTGATACCTTAAGTAAAGGGCTTTACCTCTGGTCCACCCCTCAGTGTTCTGACTTAGCTGCAGAGCCTCAACACGTGATCATGATGTCCTAACTCAGGCCTGATTAACATTCGTTAGCCCATTCGTGCTACGCTGTTCTGATAGCAGCTTGGTGCCTCCTTATCACGCAGTGCAGTTCTGACCCCAGATTTCCCCTTATTGTGGCTATATAAGCACTTTCCGTTCTCTGGGCCTAAAAGAAACGCAGGGGAAGAAGGTGTGGGACTACTGGTCACCAGGGTCCCTTCCAGCTTTGGTACTTTGTGGCAATTGGCCACATGGCCAGATGAGTGTTCTTGATGTCTCCATAAGGTCTGACCAGTCCCATCACCTCCAGGCACACTTTTCCCAAGTCAAATGCCCCTCTGCACATCAGTGGCTCTCCAGCCCCCTGCTCCCCTGGGTACCTTTGAGTGGAGGTCAGTCCGTGTCCGTAGGTTGGGGCCTGCTGGTGTACATAGCCACTGGGCCGCTGCTGCAGGTGACGAGTGGGATCTACAAGAGTAGGATTGGTAGAAGGGTGGGCGCTCTGATAAGGCTGGCTGGAGTAGCTGGGAGGCACCACGGTACCTGTGGGGCCTGCGTGCTGCTGCAATCCCACGTGAGAAACGTAAGGAGTATAGCCCTAGACAGGAGGAAGACAGAGCGTCAGGGCCAAGAGCGGCAGAGCCACTTGCTTCAGGCCCCCAAGTCTCACAATCCCGTGCCCTTACCTGGGAGGTCTGCAAGCCGTACGAAGAGCTGGGAGTCATCTGGTGGACAGATGACTGGCCCAGCATCCCCTGACTCTgctaaaagggggaaaaaagacaagCTCAGACTCTGGAAACACTTCCCGCCATCTTGTTTCCTGTATCACCCACTCTGCACGTCCTTGTGAAGGTCCCACGTGCCTCCTCCGTCCTGTGACCCTTAGGGGCCCCTCGCCCTGGGGGCCCTCCCTAGTGCCCCTCTCACTATCTTTGCCTGGAGCTGTTGGCGGAGGCGCTGGCCTTGGGGCACAGCAGGCTGCTGCTGGCGGTACATGGAGGGCTTGTAGGAAGAGGGTTCCAGGCCCATGACGCCGGTCATGGCTGTGGGCAGCACTGCAGGGTAGGGTGGTCGAGCCGGCAGCTTCTGCATGGGTAACCTCACAGGGCGGTACGGGTCCACACGAGGGCCGCCTGGAAAAGGGAGCACGCTGACCCTCTAGGCTCCTTGTCCTTCCGTCCCCCACTAGGTGTCCTGGCCACTCACAGCTCCTGGGAGGAGGGGTGTCGTCCCTCAGGCAGGAGGCGGCTGGATAAGACTGTCATTCCACGCTGGCACTGACCTGCAGGGAGTGGCTGGTTCTGGGTGTAGAGGCCTATGGGGCCCTGCCTGTAGCTAACGTGCGTTATAGAACCAGGGTTAGTGTGGTGCAGGAGGTCTGGAGGCACAGTCACACCGTAGGGGCCGCTCCGGCCTGGGCCCATTGCGTACTCCTGTGtgaaaggcagaggaggaggtgagGGGCAGGGCTCCATGGGCTGGGCTGGACGACGGGGGCCTGGATCCACACAGTTCACTCTTACAGTTCCTAaggcccccctgccccccatgtgccctgcccctcccacaaACCAGAAACTGCACAGGACCCCAGAGAAAGTGGCTGTGGAAAGGCACTGCGGGGCAGCAGTCACCTCAGTCTTGGCGGCCGGCTGGCTGCGTTTCTTGCCCTTGGTGGACTTCTTCTTGCGCTCCTCAGTACTGGCTGGTGCGGCCCCAGGTTTGTCCGTTTTGGGGGGCTCTGGAGGCTTTTTCTCAGGCTCCAGCAGGGTGGGAGCAGGGGGCTCCTCATCCTCTGGCGGCAGTGGCAGGGGCTCCAGGTAATAAGCCCGGGGCCGGGGCCTCAGGTGCGTGTGGTAGAGCAGCAAGCGCTGCTGCTCCTCGCCTCGGGCCACCCGCCGGTCCACCCGGACTGTTCCAAACCAGCCCCAAGACAGGGGCGCTGACGGCTTCAAGCCCTCAAAAAGATCCCAGGGAGAGATCTTTTGTTTGGTGGAAACCTGTAGACCCTGCTCCAGAAAATGAGAAACAATAAGCGACTGAGGCTCGGAAAATAGAAGCCAGACTTTAAGGACTTGAAGGAGGGAAATATCTGTAGGCAAACAATAACGAACAAGCCATGGACAGATTCAGGAGAGATGACCACAGGCAGACGGACAGACACTGACACACGCGCATGCGCACAGGAGAGTCAGACGGGAGCGGGTGATGAGTGTGTGGAgcagagagactgagacagacaCTAACACtcagaggaagacagaaacagggagagactaaagacgggcagagagagagacagagatggggagagagaaaacaggcagagagacagaggagggcgcagtgagaggcaggcagagagtgatacagacactcagacagacacagacagatggGTCAGGAAAAAAACCGAGGAGAATGGATGCATGAATGGCCTGGACTGCAGGTTTCAAACTCTgcaccctcttcttcctctccctccctactACACATGTTGATTATGATTATTCAACAAAGACTGCACCTGACGGATGGGAGAGAGGAAAttgtgcaggggtgggggagtggagagAGTTGTCAGCCAGACAGAGGAGCGGGGTACAGGCAGGGGTGGAGGACAGGGGGCAGGGGAAAGGAAGGTGAGTGCTGAGAAGTGGGTGGGATGTTAAAAGGTGGGTCGGTGTGGTGAGTGGTGGGTAGGAGTGAAGGGAGAGACCGAGGAAAGAGGGTGAGACCCCCAAGATGGGGAGAAAAAGTGTAAGTAAAGTTAAGTGATGAGCTCAGCACCCTAGAAGCGGCTCTCATCGCAGCGCACAATGGATGCCCTGGCACGCCGAGCCTTTGTAGCTACGAGGTTAATAACGCAGGAAAGGCTCTTGTCCAAAGGGGGGAAAGGCAGGGATGGGGGGCACAGAGGGCAGAAGATAATGGAACATGCCTCCTTCTTGAAGATGGAGTCAAAGCCAGCAATCTTGTTGCCCTTGGTGTCAATAAGGGAGCCCTGTGGTTCGCAGGTGATGACATCACGGGTCGGCTTGGGCAGTGGCAGCAGCTGGTAAACCTTTTCCAGACTGTCTGACTGGCGTTCCCCCAACTCCTTCTGCAGGCAcaggaagaggggaaaagagcTCAGGaatacaggaacagagggatggAGTGCTCAGGGGACGGCCCAGAATCTGGCCTGAACACACTTAGTCCTCGCTGTACGAATAACCAAGAGAAAACAGCCGTGAAAGGGCAGGGTGGAGGCTGTGGCCAGGGCCACGTCCCAGAGGCGGGGaagccaccgcttggtcagggaCCGGGAGCTAGGAAACCGCCAGTCCCACGGGCTTCCCCCTGGCCCGCCCGCTTACCTGCAGCTTCTTCACCAGGTTCATGTAGGCACGTTTGTTCTCCTCCATGCTGCCTTGAGAGATGCTGGACATGTCTGCGGCCAGCGTCCCGTTGATGAGCACACTCAGCATGTCCAACACAGTAGTGAAGAGCTCGCTGTGACAGCAGGCAGGGAGAGCAGCAAGGAGAAGGGTGAAGACAAAGGCCACGAGGTGGGACACAAGCAGAGAACGCTGCTTAAGATGTCGTTCAGAGGGCATCAAAACCAGGTGGGGAACCCAAGGCAGCCAGTTCACAGTACGGGCCACACCGATCACAGTGGGTTGGGCGCCTGGTGTGGGGGAAAGGGGCCCCCTGGGTGCAAAGGCTCGAGGAGGCGGGCGCCTTACTTGTTGGACTGCATGTCCACGGTGCCGCTGATGATGATCTCGAGGAGGAGCACCGCCCACTCCGTGGTCTGCTGCGTGCTGCGCTGCACCGTGTCAAACATGCCGCCCACCTGCCGGGAGTGACACGTCAGTCACGGCTCAGGGCGAGGTCCAGCGCTTAAGGAAAGTTCAGTTCACAACCAGGGGTGGGTGGACTAGGGACATCTGAGGCCCATGTTCCAGTTGTGTCTCTGACTCGCTACAGAATCTCAGGCCAGTGACTTAGTAATTGAcgtctctgggccttggtttccttaCTGATTAAATGACAGGAGTCGGACTAAAGGATGTCCAGGATTCTACCCAACATTCCAAAATGTGTTTCTAGGTCTCCTAGGGCCCAGCCAGAATCCATGATAGCTGACACAAGGTCCTTGCCAGGTCCGGTATCCTTAACCACTCCCAGGTCCTCTGTCTTTAGGAGAGCCGGGTGAATGCGTGTAGACCCACAGCAGCCTGGGTCCTTCCTCCTCACCCGTCCTCGGCGGCCTGGGCTTCTTCACTCTGTAGTTCTAGCCCCACCCCTCCCAGTTCTCCCTCTCACCAGATTGAGCCGCAGTTTGAGCGCCTCATGCATTAGCTGCTTTGGTTTGCAATCATCTAAGTACTGGTCATCTCGCCAATTATTCACAATCTAAGACAGAAACAGGTATAACACAGATCAGGGATCTCCTTGTTTCCACTGCAAAGCACATACAATGTTCATGGAAGGAAATGAAGGTTCCAAGCACACAGTGTCCTCTTGAGTCCATCCTTCTTGCCCCAGGGCCCGGCTCCATGCCCCAGAGACTGACCTGGTGCACCTGGCTATAGAGGGAGGTGAGGAGGCCCTCGCGCTGCTCATCCTGTCCTTTCAGACATGTCAGCACCAGTGATAAGAAGGGCTGCTGGCTCAAGAGGGACATGCTGAAgatgagaggaaaagaaacaagagacCAGGGCTTGGAGATCAGGAAGCTTTGAACCCCATTCCCCTAAGCCCCAGACGCTACTGTTTCAAGATCGAGCCTCCTGCTCAACGGTGCCCACTCTTACCCTCGGATTTTCCCCTTTCCCGTGGGTTTTATCCTCACCCTTCTGCCCCACTCTTCTTCTGCACAGGGCGCTTCCTCTCTTTCCCACCCctggcccagcccctgccccctccacTCTACCTCTTCTGCTTTTGCCGGTCACGTTCTTTGCGGGAAGAAGAACCCAAGTGCTGGCCCTTCTCCAGCTCTTCCCCTGCAGCCTTTAGCACGTGCCCCTGGACAGAGGTGGGCAGTTTAGCAATGAGAGGGGCCACCAGCCAGACACCGGAGCGCTCTAGAGAGCTGGAGGACAGATGGAGTCAGTAGGGTTACAGAGGAGCCAGGCAAGGCCGGGAGAATCCATCCTCCCCTCTCTGACGGGTGGGCCTGGCCTTTGTCTCCATGCAGCGGAAACATCTATATCCCAGCACGAGAAACTCCTAAGGGACGGGTCCTAAGAAACACGTGGCTACCCAACCTGAGCACGGGCTTGGTCTTGTTGCTGCTGGCCATGTTGCTCGCAGTGTTTCCCGAAGACGACCCTGTCTCGGCTGACTGTTGGAAAACCTCGATTGTGGCCTTGGCAATGTTTTCTAACAGGGAGTTCATCTCCTGGGGAGGACAAAGGGCACAGGGATGCTAAAGAtgtagctgggggtgggggggagaaataCCGACGGCAGGAGAGATGGGAGATGGGGAGATTAATGGGAAGGTAGGGCCATCACTCTGCTGGGAGTCACATCCTCCGGTCCCTTCAGATCTTTCCGATTCCCCAGCCTTCTCCTTTCCATACCTCCTTAGAGTTGTGGCCACAGAACCAGCCTCCACAACCACCCCCACTGCCAACGCCCCCACAGCCCAGAGCCCCAACACTCCCAGCCCAGCTCCCTTATCATCGCCTCCACACATCTGCCATCTTCCCATCCTCCCTTATCTCAAGAAGCGCAGGGTGGGACCGAGGCTCTTCGGTGCCCGGCTCCCTGACACATGGAAGTAGAAGTGAGCCTGGCAGAGGGCCGGGCCACCACTCACATTGTTGGGGGTCTGCTTGATCATGAGCTGCAGCTCCAGGGAAGACTGGCGCATGGTCCACTGGTCCAGGTTCTGTGACAGAGACCCCAACCCCAAGCCAGTCACCACTGTGTCACCCACAGCCACGCATCAGCCTGAGGCCAACTGCTGATCTCTTCCAACTCTGAACCGCATACTGAAAGGACCTCCAAGACTCCAGCTTTAgtcaagaccaggggtccccaaactacggcccgcgggccacatgcggcccctgaggccatttatctggcccccgccgcacttctggaaggggtacctctttcataggtggtcagtgagaggagcatagttcccattgaaatactggtcagtttgttgatttaaatttacttgtttgttattttaaatactgtatttcttcctgttttgtttttttactttaaaataagatatgtgcagtgtgcatagggatttgttcatagtttttttttatagtccggccctccaacggactgagggacggtgaactggccccctgtgtaaaaagtttggggacccctggtcaagactATACCTAAACAATTCAAGGTGATTGAAAAATGTAACCTATCTCAAAAGGTTCAGGGAAGATTTCACACCTTTCCCCAGGTGCCCATTCCAGGGCCTCACATTCCTTCACACAAGGAAGTTCTGCCTAAAACTTTACCTAAATCCTGAATGTTAAAGTTGAAGCCTGCTTCTCCTGTTTCAAGCCAGCTGCTCAAAGTCCTTTACAGACCTCAAGGCTACTGTTAGCTAATCTCCCTTTGGCATTATCTGCTCTGGGCTGAAGTGACATCATTCCTTTAACTTCTCCTTAATGGCTTTAGTTGTCTACCCACCACTCACCTGAATGTCCATGGCTGCGTAGCTAAGTGAAAAGGGCACAAGCAAATATGGGGCCACAAACTATCTCTCAGCTTACTAGCTGTGCGACCTTGCGCAAGTTACTTAGCCTTCAAGCCCTAGTTTCCTCACTGGTCGAACAGAGATACTCACACCTACTTCCCagagttgtaaagattaaatgcgAAAACGTGCACAGAGCACTGAGCACTGCACCAGGTTCGAAGCAGACAGTCTGACGCAGTAGCACCAAGTAGCATCACTGCTCACTACTGAGCCCCGGCCAAAGTGCTGAGTGTACGAGGCCAAGAACTAGGCCTCCCAGACGCCATGCCTCCCACTGATAAGCAACAGCCCTACTCCATCCAGATAGCTGTGCCCTTCCCTAACAGTTTCCTCTCCAGTCCAGACCATTTTGGTTTGACTTTTAAATCCTCGCTGGGGTTGTTTCTCTCCCCACCACTCACCTACATCCTTGTCTGTCTTCCTGCTGAACTCCCTTTCTCTCAAGGCTGCCAGGATTTGACCCCAGGCTCAGGCCCCTTTGCTCCGCCCAAGGCCCCATAGCCCTGGCCTACCTGGAGAATACGCTTAATGCGCTGGCGCTGCGGGTTCTCCCCGTCCTCGCTGTCCAGCACACGGTGTGGGTAGCAGATGAGCTGCATGAGCCGCTGGGCCTGGGCACTACTCAGCACTGGGTCTTGTAGGTCATTGCTGTCCTCACACAGCGACTTGAGGCAACGCTCTCCTACCCATTCCTACGGAAGCTGACCATCAGTGGACTGGGGCGGCCGGGGAGGGGGCCGGGAACAAGgaggacagcctggggctcagtgAGAGACGTGATGGACAGCAGAGGTGGCATGCTCATCACTGGACCCAGGACCACATTACACAGAGGCACTCAGGAGGTGCGGGGGGAGCTGAGACTGACCTGTTGGCAGATGCTGCGCAGCACGTACTTGGCATAGACATCCAGACTGGCTGTCTCCACAGAGACGCTGCGGCCACCCTGCCTCCGACCGCCActgccacctcctccctcctcctctgcaagttcttccGTTCCTCCTGTCACAGTGAAGCCTGAGCCCTTCAGTTCCGCGTCCCCTGTGGTCCACAGGCGGGAGATAGGAAGGGCAGAGTGAGATCCCAACACGGTGCGGAGACCCAGCCCACAGCCACAGAGGTAGCACCTCCTCAAACCCTGCCCTCTGGGACAGAAATacacttccttccctcccctcctaaAGGTTGGGGAGACCACcttcaggagagagaaagactgtCCTCTGTAGTTTAGCTAGCACTCGTCCCTTCCTCCCCCCATACCAAGTACAAACACAGCCTTGAGAACAGCAAACACAGCTCCATCCACGATGCGGTTCTGAGAGGCAGCCAGCAGGTGGCGGTCACAGGAGGAGCGGATTCCTACAGCAGGCTTGTCTGGGGAGGGAGCTAAGGTCAGGGGAGCAGATGCAGAAACGGTGGGGATAGGGGAGCCACACTTTCTACCGCTGGCTGCCTCAGATGGGGTCACTTACTGCCATCGGACTGGCAAGGATTGAGCTGAGGTGTCTTGAAAAGATGGAGGAGGATGCGGCAGGTAAGCCGGGCCCCCGGCTCAGAGTCCTGTTCACTGCACGCTGTGGAAAGGAAGACAGAGTGGACCGGACAGGACGAAGGTGGACCGCACGTGCACATGGGTGTGTGGAGGGGTGGGAAAAAGGGAGACAAGGTCAGGCAAAAGGTAAAAAACAATAGAACGCTGGAGGACAGGTGGGGCAGCCAGCTATTTTGTTGTATATGCGGAGCCCCTCGAAGAGTCACAAAATGGACAGACCAGGGctgcaaatgcaggctcaggaAGAGGCTCTCTGAGCCTGAGGCACAGTGCAAGATGCCTCTGGCAACACCAGAGCCCGACACCAAATACTGACTGTGCAGATGGAGTGTGCTGTGAAGTCTGGGCTCTGGAAAGTCCAGGGGACCTGGATTGGTTGTTTACCAGCATTAAGGAGTGACGGGATGGCAGCACAGCGAATCAGATCCTCAAGAAGCAAACACTGCCGAGCGATAAGGATGGCGACAAAAGTGGCCAGGGAGTCATGAAAAGACAGGTCACTGACCTGGAGGAAAAAGCAGACAGACACCACCACTCAGTGTGGAAAGAGGGTGCCGACTCCCAACTCAAAATGGTATGCACCAAAACTCTCTGTATGGCCCTGACGCCAGTGAGCAAACCCCCGCCCCCAGAACGGGCCCAGGCCCCAGCGGGACCTCGCCCAAGTCTCACATCCACATTGCAGAGGAGGTCGTTGAAACCACAAGTGCCATTGTTCGAGGAGCAGCACAAGGCCTTCAGTACTCCCAGCCATTCCGCACTCAGTGACTTGCAATAGCCAGTCAGCTCAGCGCACAGGATTGCGATGTCATTAACCCTGGGGAAAAGGACAAATGCCCTCAGGAAAAACCTTGTTTCACAAAACCTCAGACTCGTTAACTTTTCATCTCTACCCCGGCAATAACTAGGGTTGAAGTACCTCCCGGGCATCTCATCCCTCCCAATGTGGGGCTGGAGTGCAGTGCCCACTCCTCACTCAGTACACCCCATACCTATCGGGATCATGGTGCCCCACACAGACGTGCATAAGGGCATTGCAGACAAAGCTGTAGCGGTTAGCAGGGTTCTCACTAAGACTCTTGCCTAGCCCCATGTAGGTGAAGGTGTGAGCGGCAGGGTTCTCCAGAGTGTCAATCATGAATTCAGGTGCCCAGCGCATATTGGATTCTGATGGCTCCACGTTGCAATAGATGGTGTTCTTGACCTTGGAGCAGAAGTCGCTGCAGAGGCAGGGGAAACGAGATGGTAGTGTTGAAGGTCTGGTGAAGCAGATGGATGGTCAGAAaggggcagaaaagaaaaaaaaggagagcgTGAGAGAGCAGGGGCCTTGGGACAAGAAAAAGGGACATGGGACAAGGCTAAGTGGACAAGAAAGTAAGCCAGTGAGAAGGCACAGGGGCATccggaggcagggaggaggagggtgggccGCACAGAGGTGGGGTAGAGCCCCGGCCAAGGAGGAGGAAGGCCCATTCCTGGGAGCCAAAGGCATGAGGACGACACAGTTCCCAAATGACCCTGCAGAAACTGCAGGCTCCTGGGCTGTGCCCTGCTCCTGAAACGGGCAGCGCCGGCAAGCAGACAGGATGAGGCCCCACTCTCTACCCCATACCTCCCACCTCTCTTACCTGAAAAGCTCCCCAAATTTGATCTTTAAATGGCTACAGGAGGTGTACAGATCATAGAGATAAGCTAGGATACAACGCTCGGCGGAGGAGCCATCTGACCGGTTCATCCCGTGTTTCACTACGCCACACAGCCTGGCACGAGAAAGCAAGgtcaggaggggaggcagagcatGTGCCGGAGCTGGGGCCTGGGCGCCAAGGTCCCTGGACACTGATTCAAGTCTCCTGGCAATCCTCTCTCCACCCCACCTGCAGGGTGTGCACGTCCCCCAGGGAGAGCCCCGCATGCTCTCTGCAGGCCACTTCTGGTGGCATCCAGCAGGGCGCTGTGCATTCCGGCCAGTCTGAGCCCTGCTTACCCCTCGAAGACCTGTGCCATCTGGTCCTGGTTGAGGATGAGGCAGGCGTGATAGTGCCGCAGGACAGCCACGATGCACAGGCACAGGCTGGTCGTGTAGCTGCCCACCAGGTCGGAGGATTTGAGAAGCAGCTCAGCTTCGACGACACTCAGCTCATTCAGCAGCTGGCAGAGTGGAAGAAGTGAGAAGGGGCTCTGCATGGTGCACATGCCCCGCTTCCTTTGAAGGAACTGGCAAAGCCGGACTCCAGCCCCTTCCTGCGGGAGCCCTCAGTCTACAGGGACCCCAGTGCCATGTGCCACTGCCATTTGTTCTTTTAATGCCATCAG from Saccopteryx leptura isolate mSacLep1 chromosome X, mSacLep1_pri_phased_curated, whole genome shotgun sequence includes:
- the MED12 gene encoding mediator of RNA polymerase II transcription subunit 12 isoform X5, encoding MAAFGILSYEHRPLKRPRLGPPDVYPQDPKQKEDELTALNVKQGFNNQPAVSGDEHGTAKNVNFNPAKISSNFSSIIAEKLRCNTLPDTGRRKPQVNQKDNFWLVTPRSQSAINTWFTDLAGTKPLTQLAKKVPIFNKKEEVFGYLAKYTVPVMRAAWLIKMTCAYYAAINETKAKKRQVVDPFTEWTQIITKYLWEQLQKMAEYYRPGPAGGGGCGSTIGPLPHDVEVAIRQWDYNEKLAMFMFQDGMLDRHEFLTWVLECFEKIRPGEDELLKLLLPLLLRYSGEFVQSAYLSRRLAYFCTRRLALQLDGMSSHSAHVMSAQSTGTLPTTPAPQPPTSNAPSTPFSDLLMCPQHRPLVFGLSCILQTILLCCPSALVWHYSLTDSRIKTGSPLDHLPIAPSNLPMPEGNSAFTQQVRAKLREIEQQIKERGQAVEVRWSFDKCQEATAGFTIGRVLHTLEVLDSHSFERSDFSNSLDSLCNRIFGLGPSKDGHEISSDDDAVVSLLCEWAVSCKRSGRHRAMVVAKLLEKRQAEIEAERCGESEVADEKGSIASGSLSASSAPIFQDVLLQFLDTQAPMLTDPRSESERVEFFNLVLLFCELIRHDVFSHNMYTCTLISRGDLAFGAPGPRPPSPFDDPADDPERKEAEGSSSSKLEDPGLSESIDIDPSSSVLFEDMEKPDFSLFSPTMPCEGKGSPSPEKADVEKEVKPPAKEKIEGTLGVLYEQPRHVQYATHFPIPQEESCSHECNQRLVVLFGVGKQRDDARHAIKKITKDILKVLNRKGTAETDQLAPIVPLNPGDLTFLGGEDGQKRRRSRPEAFPTAEDIFAKFQHLSHYDQHQVTAQVSRNVLEQITSFALGMSYHLPLVQHVQFIFDLMEYSLSISGLIDFAIQLLNELSVVEAELLLKSSDLVGSYTTSLCLCIVAVLRHYHACLILNQDQMAQVFEGLCGVVKHGMNRSDGSSAERCILAYLYDLYTSCSHLKIKFGELFSDFCSKVKNTIYCNVEPSESNMRWAPEFMIDTLENPAAHTFTYMGLGKSLSENPANRYSFVCNALMHVCVGHHDPDRVNDIAILCAELTGYCKSLSAEWLGVLKALCCSSNNGTCGFNDLLCNVDVSDLSFHDSLATFVAILIARQCLLLEDLIRCAAIPSLLNAACSEQDSEPGARLTCRILLHLFKTPQLNPCQSDGNKPAVGIRSSCDRHLLAASQNRIVDGAVFAVLKAVFVLGDAELKGSGFTVTGGTEELAEEEGGGGSGGRRQGGRSVSVETASLDVYAKYVLRSICQQEWVGERCLKSLCEDSNDLQDPVLSSAQAQRLMQLICYPHRVLDSEDGENPQRQRIKRILQNLDQWTMRQSSLELQLMIKQTPNNEMNSLLENIAKATIEVFQQSAETGSSSGNTASNMASSNKTKPVLSSLERSGVWLVAPLIAKLPTSVQGHVLKAAGEELEKGQHLGSSSRKERDRQKQKSMSLLSQQPFLSLVLTCLKGQDEQREGLLTSLYSQVHQIVNNWRDDQYLDDCKPKQLMHEALKLRLNLVGGMFDTVQRSTQQTTEWAVLLLEIIISGTVDMQSNNELFTTVLDMLSVLINGTLAADMSSISQGSMEENKRAYMNLVKKLQKELGERQSDSLEKVYQLLPLPKPTRDVITCEPQGSLIDTKGNKIAGFDSIFKKEGLQVSTKQKISPWDLFEGLKPSAPLSWGWFGTVRVDRRVARGEEQQRLLLYHTHLRPRPRAYYLEPLPLPPEDEEPPAPTLLEPEKKPPEPPKTDKPGAAPASTEERKKKSTKGKKRSQPAAKTEEYAMGPGRSGPYGVTVPPDLLHHTNPGSITHVSYRQGPIGLYTQNQPLPAGGPRVDPYRPVRLPMQKLPARPPYPAVLPTAMTGVMGLEPSSYKPSMYRQQQPAVPQGQRLRQQLQAKISQGMLGQSSVHQMTPSSSYGLQTSQGYTPYVSHVGLQQHAGPTGTVVPPSYSSQPYQSAHPSTNPTLVDPTRHLQQRPSGYVHQQAPTYGHGLTSTQRFSHQTLQQTSMIGNLTPLGAQGVQAAVRSAAILPEQQQQQQQQQQQQQQQQQQQQQQQQQQQQQYHIRQQQQQQQQQILRQQQQQQQQQPPPPQQAHQQPQQPPPPQPQQQQAAPPQPQPQSQPQFQRQGLQQTQQQQQTAALVRQLQQQLSNTQPQPSTNIFGRY